The following are encoded in a window of Rissa tridactyla isolate bRisTri1 chromosome 3, bRisTri1.patW.cur.20221130, whole genome shotgun sequence genomic DNA:
- the CASP8AP2 gene encoding CASP8-associated protein 2 isoform X2: MATDEDGLGLFDIRYSAEASPFKEGDESSVDIYDGLDSGLTVPDNSAPNSTPGGNSLNLFDEILIEEGTAKEASYNELQAEYGKCQQQIKELMKKFKEIQAQNVILQNENQALKKNISALIKTARVEINRKDEEISNLHQRLSEFPSHRSSFTRTYLPGSTNGRCSEMCKTKDSKFRSSDLGDSIKMEHRMKNDCSKDTYHSYSSHNMDNGKSSSEKRNTPYLLRYPPEELCNNGTHTCLPNYDHSSNKDNRKERKESKSNEQYSRGNVNKYKREVHQSTGNNANCNNGDSEEGNSDPQQKLRTLSEKPSKNESQQKSQNVKLKCSPSVERRVERGVSCWEKQPTSKDRFQTRGELYADERSQNLSKKDIKTHDKDEKNAGQKNKPNEKLQEQPRRSGRGSSPHSKSEHSKSLHESRKCRVEESRKGRDIDCKRERGTNDHTSREGRTSPSNSNSREHKYARLKESSSRYEWETAHSKSERHRTEEKRKREKDNQDENRHFRNERKITKEISHQSGKESKKGTDLTKSERNKSYKLEETYRVADSLKDHKIPKTKDDHTGTKSKDLKLSFMEKLNLTLSPAKKQCLSPTDELKTPSEKATEEGSTEFMLQAELLDSAQPVKCGPAEQANSTVRVLDSAPQSDTEPALLISVNSESEALKVAAADPAQSEELPAVATDEMSSETLPEVEVGQVQAQALPVAAGVLVPGEIQAETLSEAAEACDLVESEASATAAAAADLNCPESLPLEVSESVVECENLPVTVGEMQDDNVPAAEVAQSEPASESMGALPESAAEKKEEDKLWLAADIGSSAEQCGSQNLVLDISEAKSSGDLQSCDITSDINETKPDSLMEVVKDGDHLAAENIECPVEKKGICEVNMSTSQSLDRTMLTDKDEPLVDQNARDLEPDLTEVSTAASSFSGEICPRTKERETNPVPVDDDSSILSIDLNHLRYIPKAISPLNSPVRPLAKALKMESPCKGLVKSYNKDLIPESTVVVCPSKNLSKEVNKENQKPLSMSDEHLEVESQLSVSSDEIEEGEIISSDEDEEKSKPERGSENTKKSGPKTSPEPRNLTSSPQNQNSKTVHCNEDNGKFVSVKVSTKKNRERHKNQTFRSSKDTKKNKTVSIACLEKIVHVTVEPSNVQEIMQMLRAIRKQMRKNYMKFKVHFPVQHFHRIIESGIINFTSLIKYLNFSKMSTLGDTLKLNICDIIESKLKQVKKNTIVDRLFEQQVSDMKKQLWKFVDEQLDYLFEKIRRIIIKLCDMGNVGNQSEEGKFERAGKQKHKISHKNDVQRSRKKSLKATSQKPEEYILSKQIVDYQRPKCHHEKNKTDPPKTAFTKCLNSIDNTRNSQTKVPLSKENNLQGPLMPLKGVKYEKEGFQLSRDANKSDLSYELLTEQQASSLTFNLVSDAQMGEIFKSLLQGSDLLEKNGGNIDRNEWEFRTPEKQYLDSHKCRGNAAGLVQEIAPKEACVESQPVEDINWPVVSPVSAPSLASRLQMSVDPDVLDESCMFEVPTNAALCKEDECSLQKNKSLASSILLEDLAVSLTIPSPLKSDAHLSFLKPENNSSSTPEGVLSAHYSEDALLEEEDATEQDIHLALESDNSSSKSSCSSSWTSRPVAPGFQCRPSLPMQAVIMEKSNDHFIVKIRRAVPCTSPASDQVASVKEGWASSTKMEKEEMRSEEKERGSQSATAATVQETVKPDVVKSDQLPHVGTGQEQNPTLPQPLKELHNSIGKEETPGMLGPCRKSSDIESHDTESPHEGSEQSQAHKLKESENINEMGVRSQASFPAGCRIESYIDLTDDIVSETSCHAVESTADNSTQENSTGNSEISDKKDELEECSDTLIDLTEELSNETVAGESNLEIKSTSNTDVRCQINIDDKTSKKRKKETVRENSNSKRQRKETESADEGSNASDVKSEEVNSAPKQCPNKKDELQQNKDSSPLASSASSPSLYAKNIIKKKGEVVVSWTRNDDREILLECQRKGPSSKTFVSLATRLNKSPNQEHWVSVEWNITKEKDLFVSKAFHWKNVAGHPFRVLLQFDIEEQVLSLARQSKHPVLDLDTGVGRTSNVRTSILPG; the protein is encoded by the exons ATGGCAACAGATGAGGATGGACTGGGACTGTTTGATATCCGCTACAGTG ctGAAGCTTCACCCTTCAAGGAAGGTGATGAGAGCTCAGTGGATATTTACGATGGCTTGGACAGTGGTTTGACGGTTCCTG ACAATTCTGCTCCAAATTCTACACCAGGTGGAAACAGCTTAAATTTATTTGATGAGATATTAATTGAAGAAGGGACTGCAAAAGAAGCATCCTACAATGAG TTACAGGCAGAATATGGAAAATGTCAGCAGCAAATTAAAGAGTTGATGAAGAAATTTAAGGAAATACAGGCACAG AATGTCATTCTGCAGAATGAAAACCAAGCTCTCAAAAAGAATATTTCAGCACTTATCAAAACAGCAAGAGTGGAAATTAACCGTAAAGATGAAGAAATCAGTAATCTCCATCAAAG GCTGTCGGAATTTCCCAGTCATCGAAGTAGCTTCACCAGAACATACCTTCCAGGATCAACTAACGGAAGGTGCTCTGAGATGTGTAAAACGAAAGATTCCAAATTCAGATCTTCTGACTTAGGTGACAGTATAAAGATGGAGCATAGAATGAAAAATGACTGTTCAAAAGATACATACCACAGTTACTCGTCTCATAATATGGACAATGGGAAGTCTAGCTCGGAAAAAAGAAACACTCCATATTTACTGAGATACCCTCCTGAAGAGCTCTGCAACAATGGTACTCATACGTGTCTACCAAACTATGACCATAGTTCCAACAAGgataacagaaaggaaagaaaagaaagtaaaagtaatGAACAGTATAGTAGGGGGAATGTCAACAAATACAAGAGAGAAGTACATCAGAGCACCGGAAACAATGCTAACTGTAACAATGGTGACAGTGAAGAGGGGAATTCAGATCCTCAGCAAAAGCTGAGAACCCTTTCAGAGAAGCCTAGTAAAAATGAGTCACAACAAAAAAGTCAGAATGTAAAACTCAAATGCAGTCCAAGTGTAGAAAGAAGAGTAGAAAGGGGTGTTTCTTGCTGGGAGAAACAACCTACCAGTAAAGACAGATTTCAAACAAGAGGTGAATTGTATGCTGATGAGAGATCACAAAATTTATctaaaaaagatattaaaacgcacgataaagatgaaaaaaacgctggccaaaaaaataaaccaaatgaaaAGCTACAAGAGCAACCAAGGAGGTCTGGTAGAGGGAGTAGTCCACACTCAAAGAGTGAACATTCAAAAAGTCTTCATGAATCACGTAAATGTCGCGTGGAAGAgtctagaaaaggaagagacattgactgcaagagggaaaggggaacAAATGATCATACTTCTCGAGAGGGAAGGACTTCACCTTCTAATTCCAACAGCAGAGAGCATAAATACGCACGCTTGAAGGAAAGTAGTAGTAGATACGAATGGGAAACAGCACATTCCAAATCAGAAAGGcacagaactgaagaaaaaaggaaaagagaaaaagataatcaggatgaaaacagacattttagaaatgaaagaaaaatcacaaaagagATTTCTCACCAATCTGGAAAAGAATCCAAGAAAGGTACAGATCTTACAAAAAGTGAGAGAAACAAGTCCTATAAGCTAGAAGAAACATACAGAGTAGCAGATAGCTTAAAAGACCACAAAATACCCAAAACTAAAGATGATCACACTGGGACAAAAAGCAAAGACTTAAAACTTAGCTTTATGGAAAAGCTAAATTTGACTCTTTCTCCTGCTAAGAAGCAATGTCTCTCTCCAACAGATGAACTTAAAACACCCTCCGAAAAGGCCACTGAAGAGGGAAGTACAGAGTTCATGCTGCAGGCAGAACTGTTAGATTCTGCCCAGCCTGTTAAGTGTGGTCCTGCAGAGCAAGCTAATTCAACAGTACGAGTTCTGGACAGTGCACCTCAAAGCGACACGGAACCAGCACTGCTTATTTCTGTCAATTCTGAAAGTGAAGCCTTGAAAGTAGCAGCAGCAGATCCAGCGCAGTCTGAAGAATTGCCAGCAGTGGCAACTGATGAAATGAGCTCAGAAACCTTACCAGAAGTAGAAGTGGGTCAGGTGCAGGCCCAAGCCTTGCCAGTGGCAGCAGGGGTACTGGTTCCTGGTGAGATACAGGCTGAAACATTGTCAGAAGCAGCAGAGGCTTGTGATCTGGTTGAATCGGAAGCctcagcaacagcagctgcagcggCGGATCTGAATTGCCCTGAGTCTTTGCCCCTGGAGGTGTCAGAGAGTGTGGTGGAGTGTGAAAACTTGCCTGTGACAGTGGGTGAGATGCAGGATGATAATGTACCAGCAGCAGAAGTGGCACAATCTGAACCTGCCAGTGAAAGTATGGGAGCCCTTCCAGAGtcagcagcagagaagaaagaggaagataaacTATGGCTAGCTGCTGACATAGGAAGCTCAGCAGAGCAATGTGGCTCTCAAAACCTTGTCTTAGATATCTCAGAAGCCAAAAGTTCTGGTGACCTGCAGTCCTGTGACATCACGAGTGAtattaatgaaacaaaaccagactCTTTAATGGAAGTAGTGAAGGATGGTGATCACTTGGCTGCAGAAAACATTGAGTGTCCTGTTGAGAAAAAGGGTATCTGTGAAGTGAATATGAGTACATCTCAGTCACTTGACAGAACTATGTTAACTGATAAGGATGAACCATTAGTTGACCAGAATGCACGTGATCTGGAGCCAGACCTAACTGAAGTCAGTACGGCAGCATCTTCTTTTAGTGGTGAGATTTGTCCTAGAACTAAAGAGAGAGAAACGAACCCAGTTCCTGTTGATGATGACAGCTCAATACTGAGCATTGATCTCAATCACTTGAGGTATATTCCAAAGGCCATCAGCCCGCTGAACAGTCCAGTGCGCCCTTTGGCTAAAGCACTTAAGATGGAAAGTCCCTGCAAAGGTCTTGTGAAGAGTTATAACAAAG ATTTAATTCCTGAAAGTACGGTTGTCGTCTGTCCCTCAAAGAATTTGTCAAAGGAGgtaaacaaagaaaatcaaaagccACTTAGCATGTCTGATGAACACTTAGAGGTTGAGTCCCAGCTGAGCGTCTCTTCAGATGAAATAGAGGAAGGAGAAATCATAAGTAGcgatgaagatgaagaaaaatctaAACCAGAAAGAGGCTCCGAAAATACAAAAAAGTCAGGGCCAAAAACTTCTCCTGAGCCACGAAATTTGACCAGCAGTCCGCAGAATCAAAATAGCAAAACTGTGCATTGCAACGAAGATAATGGGAAATTTGTTTCTGTGAAAGTAAGTACAAAGAAGAACAGAGAGAGGCATAAAAATCAGACTTTCAGATCTTCGAAGGACacgaagaaaaataaaactgtgagcATTGCTTGTCTTGAAAAAATAGTTCATGTTACTGTTGAACCTTCAAATGTACAAGAAATCATGCAGATGCTAAGAGCTATacgaaaacagatgaggaaaaattATATGAAGTTCAAGGTACACTTCCCAGTTCAGCAttttcacagaattatagaatctgGTATCATAAATTTTACATCATTGATAAAATACTTGAACTTTTCCAAGATGTCTACATTAGGTGATACATTAAAATTGAATATCTGTGATATTATAGAGTCTAAACTTAAGCAAGTTAAAAAGAATACAATAGTGGACCGTCTCTTTGAACAACAAGTATCAGATATGAAAAAGCAGTTATGGAAATTTGTAGATGAACAGCTTGATTACTTATTTGAAAAGATAAGGAGAATTATAATAAAACTATGTGATATGGGAAATGTGGGAAATCAGAGTGAAGAAGGGAAGTttgagagagcaggaaagcaaaaacACAAGATCAGTCATAAAAATGACGTGCAAAGATCTAGAAAAAAGTCCCTGAAAGCCACATCTCAAAAGCCTGAAGAATATATCCTTTCGAAGCAAATTGTGGATTATCAACGACCTAAGTGTCaccatgagaaaaataaaacagatccaCCAAAAACTGCCTTTACAAAATGTCTTAACTCCATTGATAACACGAGGAATTCCCAAACCAAAGTGCCCCTCTCTAAAGAGAATAATTTGCAAGGCCCTCTCATGCCACTGAAGGGTGTAAAATATGAAAAGGAAGGATTCCAGCTATCCAGAGATGCTAACAAGTCTGATCTTAGTTATGAGCTTCTCACGGAACAACAAGCGTCCAGTCTTACATTTAACCTTGTAAGCGATGCTCAAATGggtgaaattttcaaaagcttattGCAAGGTTCTGATCTCTTGGAAAAAAATGGTGGCAATATCGACAGAAATGAGTGGGAATTCAGAACTCCAGAAAAACAATATTTAGACAGTCATAAATGCAGAGGTAATGCTGCTGGATTGGTGCAAGAGATTGCTCCAAAGGAGGCTTGTGTGGAATCTCAACCAGTAGAGGATATTAACTGGCCTGTTGTTTCACCTGTAAGCGCTCCCTCTTTAGCATCGAGGCTTCAGATGTCTGTTGATCCAGATGTACTAGACGAAAGCTGTATGTTTGAGGTTCCTACGAATGCAGCTTTGTGCAAAGAAGATGAATGCAGTTTACAAAAGAATAAATCACTTGCTTCTTCTATCCTCCTTGAAGATTTAGCTGTTTCCTTAACTATTCCATCACCTTTGAAATCAGATGCTCACCTCAGCTTCCTAAAACCTGAGAATAATTCTAGCTCAACTCCCGAAGGTGTTCTCAGCGCACATTACAGCGAAGATGCGCTTCTTGAGGAGGAGGATGCCACTGAACAAGACATACATCTGGCATTGGAATCTGATAACTCAAGCAGTAAATCAAGTTGTTCTTCATCATGGACAAGCCGGCCTGTTGCTCCCGGTTTTCAGTGTCGCCCCAGCCTACCAATGCAAGCAGTAATCATGGAGAAATCCAATGATCATTTTATTGTAAAGATTAGGCGTGCAGTGCCTTGTACTTCACCAGCATCTGATCAGGTGGCTTCAGTGAAGGAGGGGTGGGCATCCTCAACcaagatggaaaaagaagaaatgagaagtgaggaaaaagaaaggggcagTCAGAGTGCCACAGCAGCCACTGTGCAAGAAACTGTCAAACCAGATGTGGTTAAGTCGGATCAGTTGCCTCATGTCGGCACTGGACAAGAACAAAATCCTACCTTACCTCAGCCGCTAAAGGAGTTGCATAATAGTATTGGAAAGGAAGAAACTCCTGGAATGCTTGGACCCTGTAGAAAATCTTCAGACATAGAGAGCCATGACACTGAAAGTCCACATGAAGGCTCTGAACAATCTCAGGCACACAAATTGAAAGAATCTGAGAACATAAATGAAATGGGTGTTAGATCTCAAGCTTCTTTTCCTGCTGGATGCCGTATAGAGTCATACATAGACTTAACAGATGATATTGTTAGTGAAACTTCATGTCATGCAGTGGAATCCACTGCAGATAACAGTACTCAGGAAAATTCTACGGGAAACTCAGAAATCAGTGATAAAAAGGACGAACTGGAAGAGTGCTCTGATACACTTATAGACTTAAcagaagagctttccaatgagactgTAGCAGGAGAATCTAATCTTGAAATAAAATCCACTTCAAATACTGATGTAAGATGCCAGATAAATATAGATGATAAAActagtaaaaaaaggaaaaaggagactgTCAGAGAGAATTCCAACTCAAAGAGGCAACGAAAAGAAACTGAATCAGCAGATGAAGGGAGCAATGCAAGTGATGTGAAGTCTGAAGAGGTAAATTCAGCACCCAAACAATGTCCTAATAAGAAAGATGAGTTGCAGCAGAACAAAGACTCTTCTCCTTTGGCTTCATCTGCATCATCACCTAGTCTGTATGccaaaaacatcattaaaaagaaGGGAGAAGTAGTAGTTTCCTGGACAAG AAATGACGACCGAGAAATTTTACTGGAATGTCAGAGAAAAGGACCGTCGAGCAAAACCTTTGTTTCCTTAGCCACTAGGCTGAACAAAAGCCCGAATCAA gaacACTGGGTTAGTGTTGAGTGGAATATTACAAAGGAGAAAGACCTTTTTGTATCCAAGGCTTTTCATTGGAAGAATGTAGCTGGCCACCCTTTCAGAGTCTTACTCCAATTTGATATTGAAGAACAG GTGCTGTCACTGGCAAGACAGAGTAAACACCCCGTACTGGATTTGGATACTGGGGTTGGAAGAACCAGCAACGTTAGAACTTCTATCCTGCCTGGTTGA